The Candidatus Manganitrophaceae bacterium DNA segment TCAAAGTGAATTCGATGCTCATGGGTTCTACAAGATCGGGTGTATACGAGACTTTTTTCTCTTCAAACTTGTATTTTCCCGTTTTCCATTCGAAGAGTTGGAAAACCATATCTTCCGTGTAAAGACGTGTTATCCGCTTTAATTGATTGGCTGAAATGATATCGAGAGAAATCAGGGTTTCGGCCAGGGTTCGCTTGATTCTTTTTTGTTCATCAAGAGCGGTCTTCACGTCTTCCAGATTGATTTGTTCGGCTTTCAGTAGAAGATTCAAAAGGGCGTCTTCCTCTTCGGCATCCAAAGCCCTGATAATACGGCCTTCTTTGAATTGGACGAGCACCCCGTCCTTTCCTTTCACGAGCGCAAGAATCCCCTCCTTCTTTTGGTGTTGAATCATCTGAAAAATTTCAGAGAGTTCAAACTCTTGTATTTTTCCTTCTAAGGCCATAAGCGCTTACTCCAGGACCGCTTTAGATCATAAAGGGATACAAGATAAAGGCAAAATAGACCGAACGGAACCCATACCCACTTGGCTCCCTCAAGGGTCCAGGGTGCTATTGGGGAAAAAGAATCAGCTAACCCTAGGTAGCTTGCCAAAAAGAAAAAGAGGCTTAGAAAAATGACCCCTCTCCCCGATTTTCGGATGGAAAGGTGCCCCCCGCCCGGGAGAAGGAAAAAAGGATAGAATTTCCTCGGAATTTTTTTTACGGCTTTTTCGATAATGATGAAGTCGCTTTTTTTCTTGATCGACCTGAATTGGTGGCCGCATCCCTTGCAAACATAGTAGCTGAATATCTTCTCTTGACAATTACGGCAGATCGACTTATGACAGGAGGCACAGGGGTGGACTGAAGCAAAATTTTTGAAAATAGTGGCGGACAGGGTCAATGCGATAAACCAAAAAATAGAAATGAGCGGAGCATATTTTAATGGAATATCACCTGCCCATCCCCGCCAGATTATTTCAGCCTCCTGACTGTCGGCTTTATACTCTTCTGAAACCTTTTTCCAGAGATCTGTCTCTGAAAATCTCTCGTTGATCACTGGGAATGCCGGATACCTTGCTGCCCTCTGAGAGAATCGCTTAACAGACGTCTTATCGATATCTACGGCTTCTTTATAGAAACGCTCCCCTTTATCAAATGCAAGCATTTCCCGATAGGTTTGACTGATATTATAGTATGAAGAAACAAGTTTTGGAGAATACTCAATCGCTTGTTTGTAATAGTTGATGGCCTGTTCATATTCTTTTTGATAGAAAAAAATATTCCCCAGATTATTTAAAATCATCGATGACCTGGGATTTGAAGTGAGGGCATCCTCATAAAGTTCTTTTGCCCTTTTATAGTTATTTTCCTGGGTCTCATAGGCGGCGAGCAAAGCCAGACCCTTCCAGTCCATATTTTTTTGATCAAAAGAGGGTGATAGCCAAAAATAATCAGATTGATAATTCCGGACCATTTCGTTTAAAAGGAGGTCATGTTTTGCCGTAATAAATGTTAGTGAAAATGGGATGAGCCATGATAATCCCCCCAGACCGATGAGGAACAGTGCAACTGTCCATTTTTCTGAGCGCAGGTAGAACCTCCAAAAAAGTAAAAAGGAAAAAAGAACAAACCACAAGAGCGGGACTCCAAGAAGGAAGGGGGATATGAGTATCACAAAAAAAATGAACCCCGCTGAAACAGGATGAAGAACCCCCTTTGTACTTTCTGATATCTGGTGAACCCAGAGTGCACCGTAGGCATAAGCGGAATAAAATATAAAGATCCCCACACTCAAAAGGAATGAGATCAGAAACAGGAGGATGACGGTTTCCACGACAGATAACAAGGACCAGAAATCTTGAGGCACAAGACGTAGCCCTGAAAGGTATTGAGAAAGAACGTTTGATATGTCCATGTTATTCTTGGCCCAGTAGGCCCTTGAAAGAAAGAAATGAGGTTCGGGAGATTCGGGTGATATTTCGACAGCCGACTTTCCAAGACGGATTGCCTCATCCACATTAGACTGCCGCATTGCCGCATCGGCCTGATACATAAGATATTTTGAGGCGAGGTCGGATCGCTCCAATCCACGGTCATTTCTTAATGATTCAAGATGGTTCTTCTGAAAGAGTACTTTAATGGGACGCGAGTCTGCTGCAGTTGTCTCAACTGGAGAAAGTGCCGCAAGTATCAAGAAGCCCAATGCAATTGGAACTTTAACAAGGTTTTTGATTGTTTTTGACTTCAGTTGTTGAATCTTGATTTCTACACCTCTTTCTGACTATAACCAGTATGCCACTATTTTTCTTAAGGGCAAGGCGTGAGGAGCGAAAACCACTACTTACGTGTCGAGCCGTGGGGATTCGAGCACCAAGAAACGCTACCATGAAGGGAAAGAATGGGCTGCTGAATACGCATAGCGGGTGTAATCCTCGCCTTTCTAGGACGGGGTTCTTCAATTGTCACACCTCTTTTTCAGTTCCATTCATCAGTCGCCGGATATTATCCTTGTGTCGGATGCAGACAAGCAAGGAAATGCTTGATGCAAACAGGATAAACATCGGTTCCTTTGTTAAGAAAAAAGATATGAAGGGGAGCACGCCAAAAGCTGTTAAAGCGGCAACGGCAGCGTATTTCGACAAGAGGAAACCGCCCAACCAGAAGATAGCTGCGATAAATGCAATTTGAGGAGAGAGGGCAAGAAACATCCCGAAAGCGGTTGCAACGCCTTTCCCTCCCTTAAACCGAAGATAAATGGGAAAGATATGTCCCAGGACAACTGCCAGCGACACGATGAGAAGAATCTCCTCACCCATTCCAAAATACCGGACCACCGCAACCGGAACCGCCCCCTTCAGGATATCACATACGAGAGTCAAGGCAGCCGCCCTTTTTCCGACGACACGCAACACATTGGTTGCGCCAATATTTCCGCTTCCCCTCTCTCGCGGATCGACACCTTCTATGCTCCTTGAAAACAAGAGGCCGAAAGGGATTGCTCCAACAAGATATGCGGAAAGAGCCATCCCAAATCCCGCAATCCAGGT contains these protein-coding regions:
- a CDS encoding tetratricopeptide repeat protein, whose translation is MGFLILAALSPVETTAADSRPIKVLFQKNHLESLRNDRGLERSDLASKYLMYQADAAMRQSNVDEAIRLGKSAVEISPESPEPHFFLSRAYWAKNNMDISNVLSQYLSGLRLVPQDFWSLLSVVETVILLFLISFLLSVGIFIFYSAYAYGALWVHQISESTKGVLHPVSAGFIFFVILISPFLLGVPLLWFVLFSFLLFWRFYLRSEKWTVALFLIGLGGLSWLIPFSLTFITAKHDLLLNEMVRNYQSDYFWLSPSFDQKNMDWKGLALLAAYETQENNYKRAKELYEDALTSNPRSSMILNNLGNIFFYQKEYEQAINYYKQAIEYSPKLVSSYYNISQTYREMLAFDKGERFYKEAVDIDKTSVKRFSQRAARYPAFPVINERFSETDLWKKVSEEYKADSQEAEIIWRGWAGDIPLKYAPLISIFWFIALTLSATIFKNFASVHPCASCHKSICRNCQEKIFSYYVCKGCGHQFRSIKKKSDFIIIEKAVKKIPRKFYPFFLLPGGGHLSIRKSGRGVIFLSLFFFLASYLGLADSFSPIAPWTLEGAKWVWVPFGLFCLYLVSLYDLKRSWSKRLWP
- the plsY gene encoding glycerol-3-phosphate 1-O-acyltransferase PlsY translates to MNTWIAGFGMALSAYLVGAIPFGLLFSRSIEGVDPRERGSGNIGATNVLRVVGKRAAALTLVCDILKGAVPVAVVRYFGMGEEILLIVSLAVVLGHIFPIYLRFKGGKGVATAFGMFLALSPQIAFIAAIFWLGGFLLSKYAAVAALTAFGVLPFISFFLTKEPMFILFASSISLLVCIRHKDNIRRLMNGTEKEV